The genomic interval TAATTTTGCATCTTTTCGTCACACTACTTTTTACAAGCTCGGGATCGACCTTGGGGTGGAGCTACTGCAAACTAATTGGAGCTAGTTCCTCACTTGGTTCATGCCTCTATCAAACTTAGTCAATAGGATATAGTGGGGTAACTAGAGTCATTTAAATTTAAGAGCGTGAAAGAAGAATATTGATTTTTGACCTTTTGGTAgcaattgaaaaaatatcaAGACCTATGATTTGTATGATATTTTTACTCGTTTTCGATTAGTTATATTAATGTAATAAAAGCTAAATATCCCAGATAAATGCAAATCGGATATTTGCTAAGATTCGATTTATTTGTAATATGTGCACCACCCAAATTTGAGCTGattgataattttgatttCCAATTACATCAGTTGGTTCAAATtgcatgttttgtttttcctaagaATACAAaaggttttatttatttatctatGACCAAAATTAATGAACATCGTAAGTTGTCATGGTACAAATATTCATGATGGTACACAATCGTATGACATGTAACATTCATTATAATTAAGctaaaaatttaacaaaaaaaaacctaaaaattaCTAATTACAAACCAAGCATCTTAGACCCCTATGGAAGGTAGTATCATTTACTTAGAGAACTCAATTGGATACCTAGAGACCAGAGAAGCAATATGATTTATTGATAAGTTAAAATCAGGCCCAGAGATTTAACCCAAAATTAGAAGCAACTCGAGTTTGAGCCTAGGGCTAAGAACCAAAGCCTAAACCCAAACTCAAGCATCTCTCCCTTACGTGTTAATAGGATGTATGCATGCATCCACTGTTCTTATTTGCATTACTTCcgaatgtaaataaattttaaaccaCAAAATTACTTGAAGACAAAGATCCAAACTTGCATTGGTTTATCATCAGCTGGCTTATGTTGAGTTACTAGAAGATAAAGATCCATAATTTTCATTTGGAACTTGAAATTAGATCTTATGTAACATTTTAGTACTTAATGTTGATATTCTATTAAATGAGATGGTAGAATAATTATATaagtatatttttataaaaataaaataaaagcatAAGTTTTAAGGGTTTAAGGTTATTTTCTAGGAGAAAGTAAACATGAATTTAATTCTATAGTTTGGTTGAAGGTGATAACTTGGATTTATGTTTAGGAACTTTAGTATTTGTGATGTGAACACCCATGAAAATACTTTTAGTTCAGTTAAACATAGCTTCGCTGGGTAGTTTTGTGTTACAATTCAATTTCTTAAGTTCTATGACTTATGCTATCAATATGACTTCAAGTAGTATCGGCAAATGATGAACCTCTGAAACTCatttacatttttataattataaacGTACATGTCCATTTTAACTTCCCatttaatataaaaattgacataagtaccaaagtGTTGTATAAAACCAAACTTCAGCCAAACCGTCTACTTTAAAATATTGTGTACAAGGTGTTCACTTGGCCATAGCTAAGGTATCCTGGGAAGAATCTACCCTATAAAGAAAGGGTAGGGCATTGTCTAGTTAAAATAAAGAGTTGTTTTTTTCCTtgtaattgaaaagaaaacatactTACTGAATAGCCCACCTAAACACTGAACATTACGTAAAACTTAATTTGGGTGAAGACTCCTGAGAAGAGAATTACATCACTAGCAGTTACTGACCAGAGCTATTGCCACAAAAACAACCATATCAAGAATTGAACCGACTGATTAGCATCATCATCTCTGTTGTCGCATCCAACCTTGTCAATTGACAATTGAATTTCTGTTTTGTCATATCTCCTGAGAGTGAAATGGATGAACATCATATGTCCGCAATGAATTTACACATGCACAAATATTACAGACGAATGATGTCAGCTGTCTTGAATCCCACCAGAGACATTCAAACACCCAACCTAATATTCAGCCATCAATTCTAATTAGGATACAAGGATCTGGTTATTTGGATAATTGGATTTCCTTGGACACAGAACCAGAGTGCAAATTGAAGGGCAGACATAGGGAATGAACCAAaagatttcattttcaattgcTATCGGCACCACCCTGATTATGCATAATGAACTATCACCAAATGGATTTCGGgtaaaaacttcaattttgctCGATTAGATCAGAGTGGGGATAGAGACCAAGTGgaatgaaaaggaaaaaaacaaaaaacaaaaaaaacaaaaacccccTCCTCAGTGGCTAAAGTGTGACTTGCACATTCTGTCAAGAAAGCTAGGGAGGTTAGAACGTGAATATCTCTGctgaaaatgaacaaaatttgGGATTTTAAAAGATGACATTTGCGTAAATACTACCATCTACCCACAGTAAGAACTCCAATATTATCATAACAGATGCTCTTCCAACTCATCCATGTCATCTGGTCTTCCCTCTTGAAAGAAACTCTGTAAAATAACCAAAGAGTCTGACATCCTTaatttttctcaattttttttatcaaagtcAGGAAAGAATTGGGGATATTTCCTTCAACTGTTTGAATGGAAGCTCTTAAATgcaaaaacaataaaacacaATTCTGCAGAAGGTTCTGCTTAAATGCGCATAGCAGTAGAGACATGCATTAGTTTGGTTGATGAAATCAATTTTCCATGGACTCAGCCAACTTGGTTCAATGGTTATACGAATACAATAAGATCATAAAGCATGATGCTTGCACacattgagagagagagagagagagagagagaaatgttGATGATGGTCCATGTACATGCGGATACCAACAAAAACATGTAAAGAAAGTTCTGTACATATGGGATGAGAAGCTACTAAAATGTTAATCAGGCATCCCTTACCTTAAGCCTGACTTCTGATGGTGAAAGTGGTCTTTTCGGGCTTGAAGGACCCGTGCTGAACTTGTGAACCAACACCTTAAACAATGGTAAAGAGAGTATATAGACCAAAGCGAAAACAAAAGGAGCCGCAACAAGCCATCCCAACAACTGCAAAAATTGATGCAAGTCATTTTAGACACTGGTGTCTTTCATTAAGATGCCAAAGAAACATCACGACAGAACACAAAATCAGAATGTAATTGATAAACTGTGTACTTAACCTTTAGAGTGAATGCGTACATGCAGGTGTGTGTAATGTGTCTAGCTGTTGGTGTGAGATAGAGAGTTATGATGACAAGATGCTAAGTTAGCCACCTACCGCGTGTGCAATACTTAGTAAGACTTCATGTGAAGCTTGGAGGGTTAAAACTTTCTTCAAAGCATCAGAAGTCAACGGGAAATGAGGCCCGCCGGTGACGTATTCACCAAAGCGCAAGAAGGGTACCATCAAACTtggaagggaaaaaaaaacaggcgATGAGTCTATGATCATACATgtaacataaaatgcaggcaGGCATGGTACAATAGAGACTGCAAGAGATCTTTTAATCTTTGTAAAATATGTAGTCGAGAGAGACTATCAGAATATTGACTATTGAGCGAGTAATTATTTGAACAGTTGATCAAGGTCACAGAAACACAAAGTCGTCGCACGTATAAGTTACCAGGTTGCTAGAAGTAGAAGCATGAAAGTACCTGAGTTCAACTGGTGTAGCAATGAGATTGAGGACCATGACGGTTGGGGCATGGCAGTGAGATCCCAGAGATGCAATCGCCAATCCAGAGAGAATCACAGTAGTCCCTGTCAATCAGATGTTAGGTCATGCAATCGTCAACGAAACAAGGGAAGACCAATAGCTTACTTACCACAGATTGGAAAGAGTCCGATGGTAAAGCCAAGGGCTGCAGAGAAGGCCAATAGCTTAGGCTCGGCGCCCCTGTCAAACCAAAGCTCAAATCAAAATCGCTATCTCACAAGTCTTGTTGTGTCCGTCGTGGTTAAGTCTATAAGAAAAGTTACCTGCGAAGGATGTCGACGAGAGGCTCGACGATCTTCTTGTTGAACCAGATGGTGAGCGGCCCCAAATTTGCCATGCCGGAGCCGATattcctttctttttctttttaaaatatgtttagagagaaaagaaagaaagagaaagagaaagagagagagtgggCGCGGTGAGTGGTATCTGAGAATTAAAGATATTACTCAGTTTTCCACActctcgatatttaaatcggAAGCGAAAACTGCGCTCAGATCTAGATTTCTGCAAATCAATCCAGACTGATTTTCTGCTCAGACAGATAGATGCTCGCACTTGCTCTTGTTTTATAGAGGAAGATGATGACGACGTTGCATTCCGGTGCGGGAAACACACGGTTTCGCGCCTACGCCAACCAATTACATCGAGCCACGACTATGTCGATTAAAAGACAGATAGAGCAACGTGGAAGGCGAAATGCTCCAAAAGTCCAAATCATGATCATAATAGTCAATTGTTTCTTGGGGCCTATTTAAATTAACCCACTACAATTCTCAGTATTAGTTGATCGGTAGATAAGATAACATTCgtcttcatcttcattttcCTAACAAGAAATGGGCATGATTTGTAGCCCTCCATATTATGCAACAAATCTTCATCAAACCTCCATTCGAGTTGCGTCACCTTCGAACCAGGCGACACAGAAGTTGAAACCCTTGTGTTTATGTACGCTGATAGGTATCCTTTTGTGAGTCTAGAGTCAATCAAACATGTTATTCTGATAATGAGAAACCATGCTCAAGGCACAGTCTTCTTGTATCTTCCATTAGACCTTGAAGCGTACTCGGGTTGCTTGTCACAATTGCATCTACGTGCTCGGACAACATATTTTCCATGGACTCCACATCATCGACAGTCCACGCGTATACCTTCTTATTTCTCCTGTTGAAACAAACTCGTCAATCTTAAATTCTCATAACATGCATGCAATCTAGGCGCCTTACAAATTCTAATGCATCAATGTCAAAGACATATACCCATGGAGAGTTCGCACAAGCTTTTCATCGATCAAGGGATGGTACACACCAACAACACGAGCATCTCTCATCCTCAGTAAGTTGCTCCTTACCCCAGTTGACTGGTCCATCATAACAATGTACCCCACCTGAAACAATATCACATTAACAATGAATTCAGCAGGTCTCCCTCTTTTGTACCAAAACATCTGGCATTAGATTCCAATGCCACTTTCACTTCAACACAGCAACAAATATAAGGAAACTCCGCAAGTAGTTTGACATGTGTAACAAATACAATGAGAATCTCTGAAGTTTCATAACCAGGCCCTGCAGCAACGTGCATGAAGAAACTGAAGCAAAAGATTTTACAAACTTATAGTTGCTTCTGAAGGCCACAGAAGCTTTTGCACTCGACTACATTAGGTTTTGGATGAGCAACCATCATCGAGAAAAGATATTCCTCAACTATGTACGTGCTTGAAAATTAAAGTAAGTTCTGTGATCCCTCATGTGGTGAAAGTGTACATTGGCCTTCAACTCTTCTATTTTTGATAATAACATGAAATACTGAAAACACATACTTAAGGAAACTTGATAAATTTTGCACGTATAGAAACCAGACTTTTCAATCTTTCTCTACTTTTCAAATTATCTAACGCTACCACCAGAATATCACATCACCTGCTAAATTCCAGCATGACCTCTGAGAAATTGTTGCTAGAAACCAGAAAAAAGAACTGGAAAAAAGAATGGGTTGCTTTTTACCATGACATCTGAGGATAGTCTGATCATATCCCTCACTAGGTTGTCACTTTTGGCCCATACGATACAATTCCGACACTGCATCTTCTCA from Argentina anserina chromosome 2, drPotAnse1.1, whole genome shotgun sequence carries:
- the LOC126782965 gene encoding uncharacterized protein LOC126782965 isoform X2 — translated: MANLGPLTIWFNKKIVEPLVDILRRGAEPKLLAFSAALGFTIGLFPICGTTVILSGLAIASLGSHCHAPTVMVLNLIATPVELSLMVPFLRFGEYVTGGPHFPLTSDALKKVLTLQASHEVLLSIAHALLGWLVAAPFVFALVYILSLPLFKVLVHKFSTGPSSPKRPLSPSEVRLKEI
- the LOC126782965 gene encoding uncharacterized protein LOC126782965 isoform X1, translated to MANLGPLTIWFNKKIVEPLVDILRRGAEPKLLAFSAALGFTIGLFPICGTTVILSGLAIASLGSHCHAPTVMVLNLIATPVELSLMVPFLRFGEYVTGGPHFPLTSDALKKVLTLQASHEVLLSIAHALLGWLVAAPFVFALVYILSLPLFKVLVHKFSTGPSSPKRPLSPSEVRLKSFFQEGRPDDMDELEEHLL